The window cagggggcagtgtgtgtgaggatatgtcagtgtgatagtcacccagggggcagtgtgtgtgaggatatgtcagtgtgatagtcacccagggggcagtgtgtgtgaggatatgtcagtgtgatagtcacccagggggcagtgtgtgtgaggatatgtcagtgtgatagtcacccagggggcagtgtgtgtgaggatatgtcagtgtgatagtcacccagggggcagtgtgtgtgaggatatgtcagtgtgatagtcacccagggggcagtgtgtgtgaggatatgtcagtgtgatagtcacccagggggcagtgtgtgtgaggatatgtcagtgtgatagtcacccagggggcagtgtgtgtgaggatatgtcagtgtgatagtcacccagggggcagtgtgtgtgaggatatgtcagtgtgatagtcacccagggggcagtgtgtgtgaggatatgtcagtgtgatagtcacccagggggcagtgtgtgtgaggatatgtcagtgtgatagtcacccagggggcagtgtgtgtgaggatatgtcagtgtgatagtcacccagggggcagtgtgtgtgaggatatgtcagtgtgatagtcacccagggggcagtgtgtgtgaggatatgtcagtgtgatagtcacccagggggcagtgtgtgtgaggatatgtcagtgtgatagtcacccagggggcagtgtgtgtgaggatatgtcagtgtgatagtcacccagggggcagtgtgtgtgaggatatgtcagtgtgatagtcacccagggggcagtgtgtgtgaggatatgtcagtgtgatagtcacccagggggcagtgtgtgtgaggatatgtcagtgtgatagtcacccagggggcagtgtgtgtgaggatatgtcagtgtgatagtcacccagggggcagtgtgtgtgaggatatgtcagtgtgatagtcacccagggggcagtgtgtgtgaggatatgtcagtgtgatagtcacccagggggcagtgtgtgtgaggatatgtcagtgtgatagtcacccagggggcagtgtgtgtgaggatatgtcagtgtgatagtcacccagggggcagtgtgtgtgaggatatgtcagtgtgatagtcacccagggggcagtgtgtgtgaggatatgtcagtgtgatagtcacccagggggcagtgtgtgtgaggatatgtcagtgtgatagtcacccagggggcagtgtgtgtgaggatatgtcagtgtgatagtcacccagggggcagtgtgtgtgaggatatgtcagtgtgatagtcacccagggggcagtgtgtgtgaggatatgtcagtgtgatagtcacccagggggcagtgtgtgtgaggatatgtcagtgtgatagtcacccagggggcagtgtgtgtgaggatatgtcagtgtgatagtcacccagggggcagtgtgtgtgaggatatgtcagtgtgatagtcacccagggggcagtgtgtgtgaggatatgtcagtgtgatagtcacccagggggcagtgtgtgtgaggatatgtcagtgtgatagtcacccagggggcagtgtgtgtgaggatatgtcagtgtgatagtcacccagggggcagtgtgtgtgaggatatgtcagtgtgatagtcacccagggggcagtgtgtgtgaggatatgtcagtgtgatagtcacccagggggcagtgtgtgtgaggatatgtcagtgtgatagtcacccagggggcagtgtgtgtgaggatatgtcagtgtgatagtcacccagggggcagtgtgtgtgacgATATGGTTGGGTACCTGACAGTTTGTTCCACATTTCTCTGTGTTCAAGGTCTGAAGTGTCTTTCTCACCTGGTCTTGGACCAGACCAAAGTAAGCGATTCAGGTATGATGGATTACCTGGTGTGTGCTGGTGCCTCACTCGTTCACCTCAGCCTGAATCAGACTGGCATCACGGAGAGAGCACTGACCGTGTTATCCAGAACTGTCCAACAGCTCCGGTTCCTGAGCCTCAGACAAACCAAGGTCAGTGTGTCTGTACCAACAATGCTGCACTCTGATCCGGTCTCCGCAGGAGCAGTGTTAGGACACACGCTGAGTCTGATCTGTTTGTAGCTCCTCATTACCCTCCAATGCTTTGTAACtcttttggactgttggaggaaaccacaTCCCATCCTCCTGTTGAGTTTGGTGAAAAAAGGGGAGAGTTATCATCATCTCAGACAGTTGGCACACTCAGGAGTTTGGAATGAGGTTTAAGGTCAAACCTGTATGTGTGACCTGTGACCTCTCCCGTTCCTATCTCTGTCTCCCCTTGTAATCCTGGCATCGTCTACACTGTGCCACCTCTAGCCTCCTGAGCATCCCCTGTGCTGTTGACTGCCTAACCTCCAAACTCTGTAATGCCCACCTCAATATTGACCCCATCCCTGGTCTGCCTTCTGCTTTCAGATGCTCTGTAAATcccatctctttgaccaagcttttggtcagaGTTCCTTATTTTACCTTGTGCACTGCAGTGTCAAGTTTGTTTATCACATGCTGTGTGAAACACTTCACAAACCTTTCCACAATGAATGTTGGGAAGGGAGCACTGGTAAATACTGTGTGTAATCTGTGTACACATTCATGAAAACCTGAAAATGTTAAATGGTGTTGGGGATCGGGTTTGGCTGGGTGTGTGGGGGAATGTGTATGGGGAGGTGTATGTGTAGCAGGGAGAATTTTAGGGGATCTGTGGGTAGTAAGTGTAaatggggtgggtgggtgtgggtgagGTAGGTGTGTGNNNNNNNNNNNNNNNNNNNNNNNNNNNNNNNNNNNNNNNNNNNNNNNNNNNNNNNNNNNNNNNNNNNNNNNNNNNNNNNNNNNNNNNNNNNNNNNNNNNNNNNNNNNNNNNNNNNNNNNNNNNNNNNNNNNNNNNNNNNNNNNNNNNNNNNNNNNNNNNNNNNNNNNNNNNNNNNNNNNNNNNNNNNNNNNNNNNNNNNNNNNNNNNNNNNNNNNNNNNNNNNNNNNNNNNNNNNNNNNNNNNNNNNNNNNNNNNNNNNNNNNNNNNNNNNNNNNNNNNNNNNNNNNNNNNNNNNNNNNNNNNNNNNNNNNNNNNNNNNNNNNNNNNNNNNNNNNNNNNNNNNNNNNNNNNNNNNNNNNNNNNNNNNNNNNNNNNNNNNNNNNGGGTGGATGTGGGGTAGTGGTTGTGTGTGGgatggtgggtgtgtgggtgtTGGGTGGTGAATGTGTGGGCACGAGGTGGGAATGTGTGATGTGAAGTACTGCATGTCTCCTATGTTGTGTGTTTGTCCCTGTGTATTGGTACAGGGCTGGGAGGTTGCATTAATATGTGCCCAGTTCCATGtgctgctatctctctctctctctctttctctccctctccacctCCAGGTGTGTGATGTGTCAGCGCTGAAGGAACTGCCAGTTCTACAGACCCTGTACCTGGATAATTTGGACATCAGAGAGACCTCACTGCAGGCCCTCAGCTCTCACCCTACTCTGTCCTCACTGAGTGTCTCAGGACTGCACGCACTCAATGGAGACACTACACTGAAGATTATCTCAGGTTTGGTGGTGGTTCAACCAAGATCCAACTGAGCAGTAACAGACTCTCAACTCTCCCTGGCTTTTCACAATCTGACATCAGCTGAACTGATGAGGCACCCTCACCCCAAATACACAGCTATTATCTCAGTATCTAACTGCGTGCTTTCTATGTCcggggagggtttgatgggggacagtgtagagggagttttccTTCCAGGTTAAAAGAGGAGAAAGAGTGTGTTTATATATGTATAGAGGCTCTGGCAGTACATTAAAATGCCTCACttattgctgaaatgtttctgGTGTTACTAGTGCACCATTGTAAATATTCACATGGTTCCCTCTGCTGCTGCAGGTCTGAATCTGACTCACCTGAAGCTCCCAGACAGACAGACGGTTAGCGACTCTGGAATCCATTTCCTATCTCTTCTGGAGCGACTGACTGAGCTCGACCTCACTGATTACACCCAGGTCACAGACCAAGGCATCAGCTCCCTGGGCAGGCTGCAGCGGTAAGCCTTCACCTGTTTGTTATTCATACCCTTCTCCACTGTGAATTGCCACAGCCAGTTAGAACACTCTCTGGTTACACCCTGGTACACTGGGCTGCAGGGGACTCGAATGGTGGGAATATCTGATCTGGCCTGAGAAAGTCAAAGGATTTATTGGTCAGACTGTGGGACCTTTGTCCTGATCACCATCTGGTGCCACCTCGAACATTCTTACCCAtggtctgtgtgcgtgtgtgtgtgtgtgtgtgtgtgtgtgtgtgtgtgtttgagtgagtggttgggggtggaggtgtgtgagtgtgtgtgagagagagagagaggggttgggtgtgtgtgtgtgtggcttgtGTCTGCGCAGGCTGGGTTATGTGTGTGGTGAGTGTACACATTTGTGGGATGGTGTGTTTGCTGTGAGTTTATTTGAAAGGTTTGTGTTGTGCTCGGGAAGCAGCTAGCTAATCCTGCCCTCTGCTTGTGTAGGTTGGTGAAGCTTTCTCTGAGTAACACTTTGGTAACAGATGCAGGGTTAGTTCACCTGCAGTCTCTGAAGAACCTCCAGGAGCTCTGTCTGGACCGCACGAGGGTCAGGAGCAAAGGGGTGGCCAAGTGCATCAGGAACCTGCCTCGTTTACAGGTCAGGAACAGAGCTCAACACACGCACAGGCACAGACACGCACGGatgcacacacacgcgcacacggatgcacacacgcgcacacggatgcacacatgcacagacatgcACACGCACGGATGcgcacacatgcatacactcacacgcacagacacacagacacgtgCACGGATGCGCGCGCACACGCCCGGATGCACACACTCGCACGCATGGATGCGCACATGCACGGatgcacacacaaacgcacacgcacacgcacggatgcgcacacatgcatacactcacacgcacagacacagacatgtgCACGGATGCGCACGCACACGCACGGATGCACGCACACACGCATGGATGCGCACATGCACGGatgcacacacaaacgcacacacgcACGGATACGCGCACACACAggcgcacacgcacacagacactcacatgcacagacacgcatgcacacacacNNNNNNNNNNNNNNNNNNNNNNNNNNNNNNNNNNNNNNNNNNNNNNNNNNNNNNNNNNNNNNNNNNNNNNNNNNNNNNNNNNNNNNNNNNNNNNNNNNNNNNNNNNNNNNNNNNNNNNNNNNNNNNNNNNNNNNNNNNNNNNNNNNNNNNNNNNNNNNNNNNNNNNNNNNNNNNNNNNNNNNNNNNNNNNNNNNNNNNNNNNNNNNNNNNNNNNNNNNNNNNNNNNNNNNNNNNNNNNNNNNNNNNNNNNNNNNNNNNNNNNNNNNNNNNNNNNNNNNNNNNNNNNNNNNNNNNNNNNNNNNNNNNNNNNNNNNNNNNNNNNNNNNNNNNNNNNNNNNNNNNNNNNNNNNNNNNNNNNNNNNNNNNNNNNNNNNNNNNNNNNNNNNNNNNNNNNNNNNNNNNNNNNNNNNNNNNNNNNNNNNNNNNNNNNNNNNNNNNNNNNNNNNNNNNNNNNNNNNNNNNNNNNNNNNNNNNNNNNNNNNNNNNNNNNNNNNNNNNNNNNNNNNNNNNNNNNNNNNNNNNNNNNNNNNNNNNNNNNNNNNNNNNNNNNNNNNNNNNNNNNNNNNNNNNNNNNNNNNNNNNNNNNNNNNNNNNNNNNNNNNNNNNNNNNNNNNNNNNNNNNNNNNNNNNNNNNNNNNNNNNNNNNNNNNNNNNNNNNNNNNNNNNNNNNNNNNNNNNNNNNNNNNNNNNNNNNNNNNNNNNNNNNNNNNNNNNNNNNNNNNNNNNNNNNNNNNNNNNNNNNNNNNNNNNNNNNNNNNNNNNNNNNNNNNNNNNNNNNNNNNNNNNNNNNNNNNNNNNNNNNNNNNNNNNNNNNNNNNNNNNNNNNNNNNNNNNNNNNNNNNNNNNNNNNNNNNNNNNNNNNNNNNNNNNNNNNNNNNNNNNNNNNNNNNNNNNNNNNNNNNNNNNNNNNNNNNNNNNNNNNNNNNNNNNNNNNNNNNNNNNNNNNNNNNNNNNNNNNNNNNNNNNNNNNNNNNNNNNNNNNNNNNNNNNNNNNNNNNNNNNNNNNNNNNNNNNNNNNNNNNNNNNNNNNNNNNNNNNNNNNNNNNNNNNNNNNNNNNNNNNNNNNNNNNNNNNNNNNNNNNNNNNNNNNNNNNNNNNNNNNNNNNNNNNNNNNNNNNNNNNNNNNNNNNNNNNNNNNNNNNNNNNNNNNNNNNNNNNNNNNNNNNNNNNNNNNNNNNNNNNNNNNNNNNNNNNNNNNNNNNNNNNNNNNNNNNNNNNNNNNNNNNNNNNNNNNNNNNNNNNNNNNNNNNNNNNNNNNNNNNNNNNNNNNNNNNNNNNNNNNNNNNNNNNNNNNNNNNNNNNNNNNNNNNNNNNNNNNNNNNNNNNNNNNNNNNNNNNNNNNNNNNNNNNNNNNNNNNNNNNNNNNNNNNNNNNNNNNNNNNNNNNNNNNNNNNNNNNNNNNNNNNNNNNNNNNNNNNNNNNNNNNNNNNNNNNNNNNNNNNNNNNNNNNNNNNNNNNNNNNNNNNNNNNNNNNNNNNNNNNNNNNNNNNNNNNNNNNNNNNNNNNNNNNNNNNNNNNNNNNNNNNNNNNNNNNNNNNNNNNNNNNNNNNNNNNNNNNNNNNNNNNNNNNNNNNNNNNNNNNNNNNNNNNNNNNNNNNNNNNNNNNNNNNNNNNNNNNNNNNNNNNNNNNNNNNNNNNNNNNNNNNNNNNNNNNNNNNNNNNNNNNNNNNNNNNNNNNNNNNNNNNNNNNNNNNNNNNNNNNNNNNNNNNNNNNNNNNNNNNNNNNNNNNNNNNNNNNNNNNNNNNNNNNNNNNNNNNNNNNNNNNNNNNNNNNNNNNNNNNNNNNNNNNNNNNNNNNNNNNNNNNNNNNNNNNNNNNNNNNNNNNNNNNNNNNNNNNNNNNNNNNNNNNNNNNNNNNNNNNNNNNNNNNNNNNNNNNNNNNNNNNNNNNNNNNNNNNNNNNNNNNNNNNNNNNNNNNNNNNNNNNNNNNNNNNNNNNNNNNNNNNNNNNNNNNNNNNNNNNNNNNNNNNNNNNNNNNNNNNNNNNNNNNNNNNNNNNNNNNNNNNNNNNNNNNNNNNNNNNNNNNNNNNNNNNNNNNNNNNNNNNNNNNNNNNNNNNNNNNNNNNNNNNNNNNNNNNNNNNNNNNNNNNNNNNNNNNNNNNNNNNNNNNNNNNNNNNNNNNNNNNNNNNNNNNNNNNNNNNNNNNNNNNNNNNNNNNNNNNNNNNNNNNNNNNNNNNNNNNNNNNNNNNNNNNNNNNNNNNNNNNNNNNNNNNNNNNNNNNNNNNNNNNNNNNNNNNNNNNNNNNNNNNNNNNNNNNNNNNNNNNNNNNNNNNNNNNNNNNNNNNNNNNNNNNNNNNNNNNNNNNNNNNNNNNNNNNNNNNNNNNNNNNNNNNNNNNNNNNNNNNNNNNNNNNNNNNNNNNNNNNNNNNNNNNNNNNNNNNNNNNNNNNNNNNNNNNNNNNNNNNNNNNNNNNNNNNNNNNNNNNNNNNNNNNNNNNNNNNNNNNNNNNNNNNNNNNNNNNNNNNNNNNNNNNNNNNNNNNNNNNNNNNNNNNNNNNNNNNNNNNNNNNNNNNNNNNNNNNNNNNNNNNNNNNNNNNNNNNNNNNNNNNNNNNNNNtctctctcactctctcactctcactctctctcactctctcactctctcactctctcactctctcactctctcactttctcacaaACTCTTGTTATGGACTcagccagaccattcaaaacatgcttaagcagg of the Chiloscyllium plagiosum isolate BGI_BamShark_2017 unplaced genomic scaffold, ASM401019v2 scaf_29548, whole genome shotgun sequence genome contains:
- the LOC122546691 gene encoding uncharacterized protein LOC122546691, whose protein sequence is LKCLSHLVLDQTKVSDSGMMDYLVCAGASLVHLSLNQTGITERALTVLSRTVQQLRFLSLRQTKVCDVSALKELPVLQTLYLDNLDIRETSLQALSSHPTLSSLSVSGLHALNGDTTLKIISGLNLTHLKLPDRQTVSDSGIHFLSLLERLTELDLTDYTQVTDQGISSLGRLQRLVKLSLSNTLVTDAGLVHLQSLKNLQELCLDRTRVRSKGVAKCIRNLPRLQVRNRAQHTHRHRH